The Bdellovibrionota bacterium genome contains a region encoding:
- a CDS encoding transcriptional regulator, translated as MASKQFGDYFKELRIKKGLTLRQFCEKYEFDPGNISKLERGLFPAPHSEEKMEDYAKALGVKKGSDEWIEFFDLAAVSNKDLGMMRLKNEQLIEKLPVLFRTLDNKELTEEKLDKILELIKKA; from the coding sequence ATGGCGAGCAAGCAATTCGGCGACTATTTTAAGGAACTACGGATCAAGAAAGGGCTCACTTTAAGACAGTTCTGTGAGAAATACGAGTTCGATCCCGGCAACATCTCGAAGCTGGAACGCGGGCTTTTCCCCGCTCCACATTCGGAAGAGAAGATGGAAGATTACGCGAAAGCGCTTGGAGTGAAGAAAGGCTCAGATGAATGGATCGAGTTCTTCGATCTGGCTGCCGTTTCCAACAAGGATCTCGGAATGATGAGGCTCAAGAACGAACAGCTCATCGAAAAACTCCCTGTTCTTTTCCGCACACTGGATAATAAGGAACTCACCGAAGAGAAGCTCGACAAAATCCTAGAGTTGATCAAGAAGGCATAA
- a CDS encoding ImmA/IrrE family metallo-endopeptidase, whose protein sequence is MAIKFIPPAEIEAAADSFRREWDPAETIPVPILEVVELKLKLNVVPVLGLMRDHNVDSFLTRDLHDLVIDQEIYMYQENRARFSFAHEVGHLVIHSDYLKSLKIDSIEAWKQEVLGKGSGHAPMETQANMFASFLLMPTTFLKEEFEKQKKFVSDHPLFKQTKAIDDRALAQYVAKPVAKRFGVSEEAANIRLQNWLGGR, encoded by the coding sequence TTGGCTATTAAGTTTATTCCTCCTGCTGAGATTGAAGCGGCCGCAGATTCCTTTCGTCGCGAGTGGGACCCTGCGGAGACGATTCCAGTTCCCATTCTTGAGGTCGTGGAACTCAAATTGAAATTAAATGTTGTCCCAGTCCTGGGGCTGATGCGTGACCATAATGTTGATTCGTTCCTAACTCGCGATCTACATGATCTTGTCATTGATCAAGAGATTTACATGTATCAAGAGAATCGAGCCCGATTCTCATTTGCCCACGAGGTCGGCCATCTCGTTATTCATTCGGATTATTTAAAATCGCTGAAAATCGACTCCATCGAAGCGTGGAAGCAAGAAGTACTCGGAAAAGGGTCCGGCCATGCACCCATGGAGACACAAGCCAACATGTTTGCCTCGTTTCTATTGATGCCCACGACGTTTCTCAAGGAAGAGTTTGAAAAACAGAAGAAATTCGTTTCGGATCATCCCCTTTTCAAACAGACCAAGGCGATCGACGACCGCGCGCTGGCGCAATACGTGGCAAAGCCGGTTGCGAAACGATTTGGAGTTTCGGAGGAAGCCGCAAATATTCGTCTGCAGAACTGGCTTGGTGGTCGGTAA
- a CDS encoding transposase — protein sequence MVWAAHRTFALALGNGRVRKDFRPGLITLIQTHGDELNWNTHLHLLAADGAFDTRDRIVFHPMGFWDLPKMTQIFRFTLISRLHEAGVLSDDTATNLMSWPHSGFHVHHSDPFPASDREQLIRRLAYAFRTPVSLSQLRSSPTSVQLRTRKGKTLAFSPVEFLAHLTVHIPDRYQHYRRYAGLYASATRRFLGLETKAQVQRISEKPLTPRWATLLARIFGHLPIECPHCHQEMKLLGFVTHPAEIEILVPQASRAPPPKPVASFFDVHGKTPFLVAAEESAPYETMDFNQVREESDADFDQRIAR from the coding sequence ATGGTCTGGGCGGCCCATCGCACGTTCGCCCTGGCTTTAGGGAACGGCCGAGTCCGCAAGGACTTCCGCCCGGGTTTAATCACCCTGATCCAAACCCACGGCGACGAGCTCAACTGGAACACACACCTGCATCTTCTGGCCGCTGACGGCGCATTCGATACCCGGGACCGGATCGTCTTTCACCCGATGGGATTCTGGGATCTACCCAAGATGACCCAGATTTTCCGCTTTACGCTCATCTCTCGGCTGCACGAGGCCGGAGTTCTGTCGGACGACACCGCCACGAATCTCATGAGTTGGCCTCACTCGGGCTTTCACGTGCATCACTCCGATCCCTTTCCCGCGTCCGACCGCGAGCAGCTCATCCGCCGCTTGGCGTATGCGTTTCGCACCCCCGTCTCGTTATCCCAGCTGCGCTCCTCCCCTACGTCGGTTCAGCTGCGGACGCGCAAGGGAAAGACGCTGGCCTTCTCCCCGGTGGAATTCTTGGCTCACCTCACCGTCCACATCCCCGACCGCTACCAACACTACCGCCGCTATGCCGGCCTCTATGCCTCCGCGACTCGGCGATTCCTGGGCCTGGAAACAAAGGCGCAGGTCCAACGAATTTCCGAAAAACCTCTCACGCCCCGTTGGGCGACCCTCTTGGCTCGGATCTTCGGCCACCTCCCCATCGAATGTCCGCACTGTCACCAGGAAATGAAGCTCCTCGGGTTCGTGACGCACCCCGCAGAGATCGAAATTCTCGTTCCCCAAGCCTCTCGCGCGCCGCCTCCAAAACCCGTCGCGTCTTTCTTCGACGTCCACGGAAAGACCCCCTTCCTCGTCGCCGCCGAAGAATCCGCTCCTTACGAAACGATGGATTTCAACCAGGTCCGAGAAGAATCCGACGCCGATTTCGATCAGCGAATCGCCCGGTAA
- a CDS encoding IS110 family transposase — MTDRIRGVIADLWEELKDLEKRIDHYNAKFEIEVQTNEVCQRLMTLPGVGSLTASAIAASVGNPNVFTNGRAFSASLGLVPRQHSSGGKDRLLGISKRGDGYLRRLLVHGARAALRCVGSKKDSRSEWLRRLEARRGHNRACVALANKNARILWVLMARGGTYRVQEA; from the coding sequence TTGACCGATCGAATTCGTGGAGTGATTGCGGATCTTTGGGAAGAGCTCAAAGACCTGGAGAAACGGATCGATCACTACAATGCAAAGTTCGAGATCGAGGTTCAGACGAACGAGGTGTGTCAGCGCCTGATGACGCTTCCGGGAGTCGGGTCGCTGACCGCGAGTGCCATCGCTGCCAGTGTAGGAAACCCGAACGTTTTTACCAACGGCCGAGCGTTTTCCGCGTCGTTGGGATTAGTTCCGCGGCAACACTCCAGCGGAGGGAAAGATCGTCTCCTGGGAATTAGCAAACGAGGAGACGGGTATCTCCGGAGACTTCTCGTTCACGGGGCACGAGCGGCGTTGCGATGTGTAGGATCGAAAAAGGATTCTCGAAGTGAATGGCTGCGACGATTGGAAGCTCGCCGGGGACACAACCGGGCCTGTGTAGCCCTGGCGAACAAAAACGCCCGGATCCTTTGGGTGTTGATGGCTCGAGGCGGGACGTATCGGGTCCAGGAGGCGTAG